From the Candidatus Krumholzibacteriota bacterium genome, one window contains:
- a CDS encoding D-alanine--D-alanine ligase has protein sequence MGEKRKLRITVLLGGDSPERDVSIASGMGVARALSAMGHKVRTFDFALPVEGQGEEREISIGELPPAGLRALPPEKMCLWAGSEFIQSADVVFVALHGGKGEDGTVQAVLEMTGARYTGTGVLGSALAMNKDRSKALFNQAGVRTAPHLLTVLSGDIEIQRVRAAIESGIGFPVIIKPNCQGSSVGFSYVPEPEKLPEALSLASRFGRELMVERYISGREVTVAVLDGEALPVIEIVPKSGFYDYRSKYTKEASRYEAPAKIDEWTGAELKREALLAYNALSCRDYARVDFRLGDDGDPYCLEVNTLPGMTDLSLVPMAAREAGISFGELVEKICFMALER, from the coding sequence ATGGGGGAAAAGAGAAAACTCAGGATAACAGTCCTTCTCGGCGGAGATTCTCCGGAGAGGGATGTCTCGATAGCAAGCGGTATGGGAGTCGCCCGCGCCCTTTCAGCGATGGGGCATAAGGTCAGGACTTTCGATTTCGCTCTTCCCGTGGAAGGCCAGGGAGAGGAGAGGGAAATATCAATAGGTGAACTGCCTCCGGCCGGGCTGCGTGCTCTGCCGCCGGAGAAGATGTGCCTCTGGGCCGGTTCCGAGTTCATCCAGTCGGCCGATGTAGTCTTTGTGGCGCTTCATGGCGGAAAGGGAGAGGACGGGACGGTCCAGGCGGTCCTGGAGATGACGGGAGCGAGATATACGGGCACAGGCGTTCTGGGGAGCGCTCTCGCTATGAACAAGGACAGGTCAAAAGCCCTTTTCAACCAGGCTGGAGTAAGGACGGCTCCCCATCTTCTTACCGTTCTCTCGGGAGATATCGAGATACAGAGGGTAAGAGCGGCGATTGAAAGCGGGATCGGGTTCCCTGTCATCATCAAACCGAACTGCCAGGGATCAAGCGTCGGGTTTTCCTATGTCCCCGAACCGGAAAAACTTCCCGAAGCGCTGTCGCTGGCGTCAAGATTCGGGCGGGAGCTTATGGTGGAAAGGTATATCTCCGGCAGGGAAGTCACTGTCGCCGTACTCGACGGGGAAGCTCTCCCTGTTATCGAGATCGTACCGAAGAGTGGTTTTTACGATTACAGATCAAAATATACGAAAGAAGCGAGCCGGTATGAAGCTCCGGCCAAGATCGACGAATGGACCGGGGCTGAACTCAAAAGGGAGGCGCTGCTTGCCTATAACGCGCTTTCGTGCAGGGATTATGCCAGGGTAGATTTCAGGCTGGGGGATGATGGAGATCCATATTGCCTTGAAGTGAATACTCTGCCGGGCATGACAGACCTGAGTCTTGTTCCGATGGCAGCCCGCGAGGCGGGGATATCCTTCGGAGAACTGGTCGAGAAGATATGCTTTATGGCGCTGGAAAGATGA
- a CDS encoding uracil-DNA glycosylase codes for MNGIDRVTETAAGSLFPSSGAVPGAGGGSIDLDSLEKTVSRCTRCDLHKTRTKTVFGAGNNSSAIVFVGEAPGRDEDLSGIPFIGRAGKLLDKIIESIGLSRDDVYIANILKCRPPSNRDPNEDEVAACEGYLAEQLKIIDPVLICALGRVAAQNLLKTKDTLKRLRESTHRYNGIKVVVTYHPAALLRNPNFKRPTWEDMKLLRRLYDESVAGRRP; via the coding sequence ATGAATGGCATCGACAGGGTGACTGAAACTGCGGCAGGGTCGCTTTTCCCCTCCTCCGGCGCTGTTCCGGGCGCCGGCGGCGGGAGCATTGATCTCGATTCTCTTGAGAAGACCGTTTCCCGGTGTACCCGTTGCGACCTGCATAAGACGAGGACAAAAACGGTGTTCGGCGCGGGAAACAACTCTTCGGCTATCGTCTTTGTGGGGGAAGCTCCGGGCAGGGATGAAGACCTCAGCGGAATACCGTTTATCGGCCGGGCGGGAAAACTTCTCGACAAGATCATAGAATCGATAGGACTGAGCCGGGATGACGTATACATCGCGAATATACTCAAGTGTCGTCCTCCGTCGAACCGTGATCCCAACGAGGACGAAGTCGCCGCCTGTGAAGGGTATCTCGCCGAGCAGCTGAAAATAATCGACCCTGTCCTGATTTGCGCACTCGGCCGGGTCGCTGCGCAGAACCTTCTCAAGACGAAAGATACATTGAAAAGACTCAGGGAGAGTACGCATCGTTATAATGGGATAAAAGTCGTTGTCACGTATCACCCCGCCGCGCTTTTAAGGAATCCGAACTTCAAAAGGCCGACCTGGGAGGATATGAAACTTCTTCGGCGCCTCTACGATGAGTCGGTTGCCGGAAGGCGGCCGTAA
- a CDS encoding glutamate--tRNA ligase: MKDIRVRFAPSPTGLLHIGGARTALFNWLFTRHNGGSFIIRIEDTDRERSSREFEDSLLDDLRWLGLSWDEGPEAGGEYGPYRQTERVEIYREYALRLVESGRAFPCFCTDDQLAEKRAMMREDGNPPQYDGTCRRLDEAARKEKRDQGLPESIRFEVEAGVDRKIDDIARGEVSFPAGMVGDFVILRSNGLPTYNFAAAIDDALMKITHVIRGAEHLSNTLRQIMIYEALELSPPRFAHIPLILGQDRTKLSKRHGAPNIRDYREKGYPAEALLNYLAFLGWATRGEKEILSVQELVDEFELARVSDSPSIFDEAKLNWVTSRHVRAGGAEKYFNDAKSFFPERFRERYSEEELKTIFEISSENLSSFDRLPFEAAAFEPGGIDYDEEALVQLNGAGRLLLELKGRFEAAEDWNAEEIRRIIKETGRDLQIKGKDLYMPLRVAVTGVSHGPDLVMVILIRGKEDVAAALVRAAVDT; the protein is encoded by the coding sequence TTGAAAGATATCAGGGTACGATTCGCGCCGAGTCCGACGGGGCTGCTGCATATAGGGGGAGCGAGGACCGCGCTCTTCAACTGGCTATTCACCCGCCACAACGGCGGAAGTTTTATAATAAGGATAGAAGATACCGACCGTGAGCGTTCATCAAGGGAATTCGAGGATTCGCTTCTCGATGATCTCCGCTGGTTGGGGCTTTCCTGGGATGAAGGGCCTGAAGCCGGAGGAGAGTACGGACCCTACAGGCAGACGGAAAGAGTGGAGATATACAGGGAATACGCACTCAGGCTCGTTGAAAGCGGCAGGGCTTTCCCGTGTTTCTGCACCGATGACCAGCTCGCGGAAAAGCGCGCGATGATGCGCGAGGACGGAAACCCTCCGCAATATGACGGGACATGCAGGCGCCTTGACGAAGCTGCACGGAAGGAAAAAAGGGACCAGGGCCTGCCCGAAAGCATCAGGTTCGAGGTCGAGGCCGGGGTCGACAGAAAGATCGACGATATAGCAAGAGGGGAAGTCTCCTTTCCAGCCGGGATGGTCGGAGATTTTGTCATTCTGAGGTCGAACGGGTTGCCGACATATAATTTTGCCGCGGCGATAGACGATGCCCTGATGAAGATCACTCATGTGATCAGGGGGGCGGAACACCTTTCGAACACTCTCAGGCAGATCATGATCTATGAAGCGCTGGAACTCTCGCCGCCGCGATTCGCGCATATTCCGCTTATCCTCGGCCAGGACCGGACAAAACTGAGCAAGAGGCACGGAGCTCCCAATATCAGGGACTACAGGGAAAAGGGATACCCCGCCGAAGCGCTTCTGAACTATCTCGCTTTTCTCGGATGGGCGACAAGGGGAGAGAAGGAGATACTCTCGGTCCAAGAACTCGTAGATGAATTCGAACTTGCCAGGGTATCGGATTCGCCGAGTATTTTTGACGAGGCAAAGTTGAACTGGGTGACCTCGCGGCATGTCCGGGCAGGAGGAGCGGAAAAATATTTCAATGACGCGAAGAGTTTTTTCCCGGAGCGGTTCAGGGAGAGATACAGCGAGGAAGAACTCAAAACGATATTCGAAATATCTTCGGAAAACCTTTCCTCTTTCGACCGGCTTCCTTTCGAGGCGGCGGCGTTTGAGCCAGGGGGGATCGACTATGATGAAGAGGCTCTCGTTCAGCTCAACGGGGCCGGCAGGTTGCTCCTTGAGCTCAAAGGAAGGTTCGAAGCAGCTGAAGACTGGAATGCGGAAGAGATACGCCGGATAATTAAAGAGACTGGCAGGGATCTTCAGATAAAGGGAAAGGATTTGTATATGCCGCTGAGGGTCGCCGTGACCGGAGTCTCGCACGGCCCGGATCTTGTCATGGTCATTTTGATCAGGGGAAAAGAGGATGTAGCCGCAGCCCTCGTAAGGGCCGCCGTGGATACCTGA
- the coaBC gene encoding bifunctional phosphopantothenoylcysteine decarboxylase/phosphopantothenate--cysteine ligase CoaBC: protein MKSRRRSNKNEERLGGKNILLVVTGGISAYKSAFLVRLLRRAGAEVKVLMSGAATKFVTPLTFEVLSGNPVPEELFARRDTPSVEHVELAAWADLILAAPATADFIAKLSCGLADDLPSAVLCAARGNTTEILIAPAMNDGMWRNPAVQRNIAALKGDGIFVIDPAEGDLACGTSGRGRMAEPEDILLALDSALAPRLLEGVRAVVTAGRTEEELDPVRYISNRSTGKMGFAIAKRLKRLGAQVTLIHGVVDIDPPAVERTKKVTTAAEMKRSVLRALPGCDLLVMAAAVADYTPMRKAKEKIKKTAGGMSIELKKTDDILKAVRGKKKKGQVVVGFALETGDGEANAIKKIKEKGCDYLVLNMAGNDTGFASDTNQIFLFRGTEKIEATQVISKKEAAALIVERLVEDGRIRKAGG, encoded by the coding sequence ATGAAGAGCCGGAGGAGGAGCAATAAGAACGAGGAGCGGCTAGGCGGAAAGAATATCCTCCTTGTAGTCACAGGCGGGATCTCCGCGTATAAATCGGCTTTCCTGGTCCGGCTTCTCAGGCGCGCCGGAGCGGAAGTCAAAGTCCTGATGAGCGGCGCGGCGACAAAGTTCGTCACTCCCCTGACCTTCGAAGTCCTTTCAGGAAATCCTGTTCCGGAAGAGCTCTTCGCGCGAAGGGACACCCCCTCTGTAGAACATGTAGAGCTTGCCGCCTGGGCCGACCTGATACTGGCAGCTCCGGCTACCGCTGATTTCATAGCAAAACTGTCCTGCGGCCTTGCCGACGACCTGCCAAGCGCTGTCCTGTGCGCGGCGAGGGGAAATACGACAGAAATACTTATCGCTCCGGCGATGAATGATGGAATGTGGCGCAATCCGGCGGTCCAGAGGAATATCGCCGCTCTTAAAGGGGACGGGATCTTTGTTATCGATCCGGCAGAGGGTGATCTCGCCTGCGGTACATCCGGCAGGGGAAGGATGGCTGAACCAGAAGATATCCTCCTGGCGCTGGATTCGGCTTTAGCCCCGCGGCTTCTCGAAGGGGTCAGGGCTGTAGTGACGGCGGGCAGGACGGAGGAAGAGCTCGATCCGGTAAGGTATATTTCGAACCGGTCGACCGGAAAGATGGGATTCGCCATAGCGAAAAGGCTTAAAAGACTTGGCGCCCAAGTCACCCTTATTCACGGGGTTGTCGATATCGATCCTCCGGCGGTCGAAAGAACGAAGAAAGTGACTACAGCCGCTGAGATGAAAAGGTCGGTTCTCAGGGCCTTACCGGGGTGCGACCTCCTTGTAATGGCGGCCGCTGTCGCTGATTACACGCCTATGCGCAAGGCGAAAGAGAAGATAAAGAAGACTGCCGGCGGGATGAGTATTGAACTGAAGAAGACCGATGATATCCTGAAGGCGGTCAGGGGAAAAAAGAAAAAAGGGCAGGTAGTTGTCGGGTTCGCTCTCGAAACGGGAGATGGAGAGGCCAACGCGATTAAAAAGATAAAAGAGAAGGGATGCGATTACCTTGTCCTCAACATGGCAGGTAACGATACAGGGTTCGCCTCGGACACGAACCAGATATTTCTTTTCAGGGGGACCGAAAAGATCGAGGCTACTCAGGTGATATCGAAGAAAGAAGCCGCGGCCCTGATCGTGGAGAGGCTCGTCGAGGATGGAAGAATAAGGAAAGCTGGTGGATGA
- the ispD gene encoding 2-C-methyl-D-erythritol 4-phosphate cytidylyltransferase has translation MASEEKIICLVAAAGRGVRLGREIPKSFYPVEGRTLLAMSIENLLKWGGISVFVVIVPPGWEEKAEELLSKEVPDAVVRVVAGGSTRQESVAIGLKEADGAELILIHDACRPFVSPSLVERVVAEARVSGAAVPVLQTTDTLGRLRGKELESMVPRDRVVGIQTPQGFRAEVLKKAYHNDEDLIRTATDESSLVLLADMPVKAVEGERWNIKVTVREDLDIIKSFLAGRKLDLPETDDPE, from the coding sequence TTGGCATCTGAAGAGAAAATAATATGCCTCGTTGCCGCCGCTGGCAGGGGGGTCAGGCTTGGCCGGGAGATCCCGAAGAGTTTCTATCCGGTCGAAGGGCGCACTCTGCTGGCCATGTCGATCGAGAATCTCCTTAAATGGGGAGGAATAAGCGTTTTCGTGGTGATCGTTCCGCCGGGATGGGAGGAAAAGGCCGAGGAGCTCCTTTCGAAAGAAGTCCCGGATGCCGTTGTAAGGGTAGTCGCGGGAGGAAGTACGAGGCAGGAATCAGTAGCGATCGGCCTGAAGGAAGCCGATGGAGCAGAACTGATATTGATCCATGACGCCTGCAGGCCTTTTGTCTCTCCTTCCCTGGTTGAAAGGGTCGTTGCGGAGGCGAGGGTCTCGGGTGCCGCCGTGCCGGTACTGCAGACGACAGATACGCTGGGGCGCCTCAGGGGAAAGGAACTGGAGAGTATGGTGCCGAGAGACAGGGTCGTGGGAATACAGACGCCGCAGGGATTCAGGGCGGAAGTGCTGAAAAAGGCCTATCACAACGATGAGGACCTTATAAGGACGGCTACGGATGAAAGCTCGCTGGTCCTCCTGGCCGATATGCCGGTAAAAGCAGTCGAAGGGGAAAGGTGGAATATCAAAGTGACGGTCAGGGAAGACCTCGATATTATAAAAAGCTTTCTCGCGGGAAGAAAACTTGACCTGCCGGAGACGGATGATCCCGAATGA
- a CDS encoding MCE family protein, whose amino-acid sequence MDYKTLEIRVGLTIFIAVLVFTIGLMWFEGFDVGRKTYVLHAVFPMVGGIDPGDAVNVNGVEQGEVKQVDLREKDVIITMAIDVRARIPEDSRVVLQTRGIMGERIVSIILGDSQDILQPGSILTGVYDPGISEALASMGKVIDDLSKLAADMDRITRMLTEGGKLSTVIENLASITTDLRDGIKKNSETIDKGFNSFSRSAERIDSILERNSAEIDSLFSRLEYASQDLPGLLEKMNLVTIALIDVMERLRADDNTFGTLLNDRELLDKLEKAVDGISELVADVKKNPKKYLTVEIF is encoded by the coding sequence ATGGATTACAAGACGCTGGAGATTCGTGTAGGATTGACTATTTTTATCGCTGTCCTTGTCTTTACGATAGGATTGATGTGGTTTGAAGGGTTTGATGTCGGGCGAAAGACTTACGTGCTTCACGCGGTCTTTCCGATGGTAGGGGGGATCGATCCCGGGGATGCGGTAAATGTCAACGGAGTGGAGCAGGGTGAGGTCAAGCAGGTCGACCTGCGGGAAAAAGATGTAATAATCACAATGGCGATAGATGTCAGGGCGAGGATCCCGGAAGATTCCCGTGTCGTTCTCCAGACAAGGGGGATCATGGGAGAGAGGATCGTCTCGATCATTCTCGGCGATTCTCAGGATATTCTTCAGCCGGGATCGATCCTTACCGGCGTCTATGATCCCGGGATCTCGGAAGCCCTTGCCTCGATGGGAAAGGTGATCGATGATCTCTCCAAACTGGCGGCCGACATGGACAGGATCACGAGGATGCTGACAGAGGGAGGAAAACTCTCTACCGTGATCGAAAACCTCGCTTCGATAACGACAGACCTCAGAGATGGTATTAAGAAGAATTCGGAGACGATCGACAAAGGATTTAACTCATTCAGCCGATCGGCTGAAAGGATCGATTCGATCCTTGAACGTAATTCCGCGGAGATAGACAGCCTCTTTTCCCGTCTTGAATACGCCAGCCAGGATCTTCCCGGCCTGCTTGAAAAGATGAATCTCGTTACCATCGCCCTTATCGATGTGATGGAAAGATTGAGGGCCGATGATAACACCTTCGGCACTCTTCTCAACGACCGGGAACTGTTGGATAAACTTGAAAAAGCGGTCGATGGGATCTCCGAACTCGTCGCTGATGTAAAGAAGAATCCGAAGAAATATCTTACCGTGGAGATATTCTGA
- a CDS encoding ABC transporter permease: protein MEEIGGIFILLCRIVRVSPGAFKNFRNIVFQMERIGLGSIPLVLVTSLFVGAVTAIQAAYQFQGFVPMRYIGAVVGKSVTLELGPVLTALVVGGRVSAAIAAELGTMKVTEQIDAMEMIAIDPVDYLVLPRIIAATLMLPVLTVFSDLLAILGGMVVSKISMGVSFNVFQNGLRLLFERQDLVGGLIKTFFFGFIIAFMGCYHGFSTRGGAEGVGIATMKAVVSSCLLILIANYLLASLIFRVIFAPE from the coding sequence ATGGAGGAGATCGGAGGGATCTTTATCCTCCTTTGCAGGATCGTCAGGGTCTCTCCGGGGGCCTTCAAAAATTTCAGGAACATAGTCTTTCAGATGGAGCGGATAGGGCTCGGTTCCATTCCGCTCGTTCTCGTGACGTCTCTGTTTGTAGGCGCTGTCACTGCTATACAGGCGGCGTATCAGTTTCAGGGTTTCGTTCCGATGAGGTATATAGGCGCCGTTGTCGGCAAATCAGTGACTCTCGAACTCGGGCCGGTTCTTACGGCGCTTGTTGTGGGAGGAAGGGTAAGCGCGGCGATAGCTGCCGAACTCGGGACAATGAAGGTGACCGAGCAGATAGACGCGATGGAGATGATAGCTATCGATCCGGTAGACTATCTTGTCCTCCCAAGGATCATCGCGGCTACCCTGATGCTGCCCGTCCTTACTGTTTTTTCCGATCTTCTGGCGATACTCGGCGGGATGGTCGTATCAAAGATTTCGATGGGCGTAAGCTTCAATGTCTTTCAGAACGGGTTGAGGCTTCTTTTCGAGAGGCAGGATCTTGTCGGAGGTCTTATAAAGACTTTCTTTTTCGGATTTATAATAGCGTTCATGGGATGCTATCACGGATTTTCCACCAGGGGTGGAGCGGAGGGCGTGGGTATAGCGACGATGAAAGCGGTCGTATCTTCATGCCTTCTTATTCTCATAGCGAATTATCTTCTCGCCTCGCTTATTTTCCGGGTGATTTTCGCGCCGGAATAA
- a CDS encoding 2-C-methyl-D-erythritol 2,4-cyclodiphosphate synthase, giving the protein MKCDIRIGTGYDIHPLVSGRELVLGGLHIESEMGLKGHSDADVLLHAISDALLGALALGDLGEYFPETREYRDISSVILLERVYRIILDRGYRLVNLDCIVHAEEPLLSPYRKGMTEKISSILQAEQGRVSVKATRGEGLGPVGEKKAIAARAVVLLEKVDL; this is encoded by the coding sequence ATGAAATGTGATATCAGGATCGGGACGGGGTATGATATTCATCCTCTGGTGAGCGGACGCGAGCTGGTCCTTGGTGGTCTGCATATAGAGAGCGAAATGGGGCTGAAGGGGCATTCAGATGCCGACGTCCTTCTCCACGCGATATCTGACGCCCTTCTCGGAGCGCTGGCTCTCGGCGATCTCGGAGAATATTTCCCCGAGACCCGGGAGTACAGGGATATATCGAGCGTGATTCTTCTTGAAAGAGTCTACCGGATCATTCTCGACAGGGGATACAGGCTGGTCAATCTCGATTGTATCGTGCATGCCGAAGAACCGCTGCTTTCTCCTTACAGAAAAGGGATGACAGAGAAGATATCGTCGATACTCCAGGCTGAACAGGGCCGCGTATCGGTCAAGGCGACAAGGGGTGAAGGACTCGGACCGGTAGGTGAAAAGAAAGCTATCGCCGCGAGAGCTGTCGTCCTTCTTGAAAAGGTGGATCTGTAG
- the dnaB gene encoding replicative DNA helicase, translating into MIEKMPPQAIEAERAVLGGMLLEAEAATRAIEIVIPEAFYRPSHSRIFRAMISLFTRHEPIDIMTLSEELRKAGDLETAGGIAALTELVDSVPTAANIEYYSRIVMEKYILRQLIHASSEIVGECYRAETTAGAILDEAEQKIFRVSESRVSQGFLHIKDVLKERFEEIQRIHETRESTTGISTGFIDLDKYTAGLHPSDMVIVAGRPSMGKTSFALNIAQHIGLEEKKPVAIFSLEMSKELLVQRLLCAEAQVDAQKVRRGFTSAKDIERLTNAAGLLSEAQIFIDDTPAITTLDIRARARRLKAEHNLSLVVIDYLQLARASERTDNRQQEISAISRSMKALAKELSIPVIALSQLSRAVESRGGDKRPMLSDLRESGAIEQDADLVLFLYRPEFYDPGDPEKEGRAELIIGKQRNGPTGTVHLYFEKQYTRFRSMANVDSAGPEEVF; encoded by the coding sequence CTGATAGAGAAGATGCCCCCTCAGGCTATCGAGGCTGAGCGAGCCGTACTTGGCGGGATGCTTCTTGAAGCGGAGGCGGCGACCAGGGCGATCGAGATCGTTATACCGGAAGCTTTTTACCGCCCGTCCCATTCGCGGATCTTCAGGGCGATGATCTCTCTTTTCACCAGGCATGAACCGATAGATATAATGACTCTGTCGGAAGAGCTTAGAAAAGCCGGGGATCTCGAGACTGCTGGCGGGATCGCCGCACTGACGGAACTTGTCGATTCGGTCCCTACTGCGGCGAATATCGAATATTACTCCAGGATCGTAATGGAAAAATATATCCTCAGGCAGCTTATTCACGCCTCGTCGGAGATAGTGGGAGAGTGCTACAGGGCGGAAACGACAGCCGGCGCGATCCTCGACGAAGCTGAACAGAAGATATTCAGGGTCAGCGAATCACGCGTAAGCCAGGGATTCCTCCATATAAAAGATGTCCTTAAGGAACGGTTCGAGGAGATACAGAGGATTCATGAAACGAGAGAATCGACGACCGGCATATCAACTGGTTTCATCGACCTGGACAAATATACCGCGGGGCTCCATCCGAGCGATATGGTCATCGTTGCCGGCAGGCCGTCGATGGGAAAAACCAGTTTCGCCCTGAACATAGCTCAGCATATCGGGCTGGAAGAGAAGAAACCTGTGGCGATCTTCAGTCTCGAGATGTCCAAGGAACTCCTTGTTCAGAGACTTCTCTGCGCCGAGGCGCAGGTCGACGCCCAGAAGGTAAGGCGCGGGTTCACCTCGGCCAAGGATATTGAAAGGCTGACAAATGCAGCGGGGCTGCTTTCTGAAGCTCAGATATTCATTGATGACACCCCGGCGATAACGACTCTCGATATCAGGGCCCGGGCGAGAAGGTTGAAAGCGGAACACAATCTTTCGCTCGTCGTGATTGACTATCTGCAGCTTGCCAGGGCAAGCGAGAGGACTGACAACAGGCAACAGGAGATATCGGCGATATCGCGTTCGATGAAAGCTCTGGCAAAAGAACTTTCGATTCCCGTCATTGCCCTTTCACAGCTGTCGAGGGCTGTCGAATCCCGCGGAGGCGACAAGAGGCCGATGCTCTCCGATCTCAGGGAATCGGGCGCGATCGAACAGGATGCCGATCTGGTACTCTTTCTTTACAGGCCCGAATTTTACGATCCGGGCGATCCCGAAAAAGAGGGCAGGGCTGAGCTTATTATCGGCAAACAGCGAAATGGACCTACCGGGACGGTCCACCTGTATTTTGAAAAACAGTACACGCGGTTCCGCTCGATGGCGAATGTCGATTCGGCCGGTCCGGAAGAAGTATTCTGA
- a CDS encoding ABC transporter ATP-binding protein: protein MIDICREAIISIRGVSKVFAGEAVLDSLDLDIERGETLVVIGRSGCGKSVLLKHLTGLLKPDKGEIFFKDEDITRFSRRKLFEMRMHFGMLFQASALFDSMSVGDNVALPLIRHSGKEDGEIRDIVLEKLRLVGLEDVYDKFPAELSGGMKKRVGLARAVVMDPEVVLYDEPTTGLDPIMADVINELIRDLQRELNITSVVVTHDIGSAYKIADHMAMLYNGKIIFEGSPDETRETGNEIVRQFIEGRAVGPIKAV, encoded by the coding sequence ATGATCGATATCTGCAGGGAAGCGATAATAAGTATAAGGGGAGTATCAAAGGTCTTTGCCGGTGAGGCGGTGCTCGACAGCCTTGATCTCGACATCGAACGCGGGGAGACGCTCGTCGTTATCGGTAGAAGCGGCTGCGGCAAGAGTGTTCTGCTGAAACACCTGACCGGGCTCCTGAAACCCGACAAGGGGGAGATATTTTTCAAAGACGAAGATATAACACGATTTAGCAGGAGAAAACTGTTTGAAATGCGTATGCACTTTGGTATGCTTTTTCAGGCATCGGCCCTTTTCGACTCGATGAGTGTCGGGGATAATGTCGCCTTGCCCCTGATCAGGCATTCGGGGAAAGAGGATGGAGAGATCCGGGATATCGTGCTTGAGAAGCTTCGCCTGGTAGGCCTTGAGGATGTGTACGACAAGTTTCCCGCAGAGCTCAGCGGAGGGATGAAGAAGAGAGTCGGCCTTGCCAGGGCGGTAGTAATGGATCCCGAGGTCGTCCTTTATGACGAACCCACCACCGGGCTCGACCCGATAATGGCGGATGTCATCAATGAGCTTATACGAGACCTTCAGAGGGAACTGAATATAACATCTGTCGTCGTCACTCATGACATCGGCAGCGCCTACAAGATAGCTGATCACATGGCAATGCTTTACAATGGAAAGATCATATTCGAGGGTTCGCCGGATGAGACCAGGGAGACTGGTAACGAGATAGTCAGGCAGTTTATAGAAGGCAGGGCCGTGGGTCCTATCAAGGCAGTCTGA
- a CDS encoding M42 family metallopeptidase, whose amino-acid sequence MDRIELLMKEFTEATGVSGAEGEIFDLMVSHLDGLVDVERDRLGSFIGRLKGGKESPRIMLAGHMDEIGFMVSHFSGNYIKFNTLGGWWPPRVLGAVVKIRSMKGDITGVIASKSPFSMEKDERDKPLKAKDFFIDVGLSGKQKPESLGIRPGDPVVPVSPFTILRGGKAYMAKAWDNRIGCMVVVETIRRLKQFRLPNAVFGVGTVQEEVGIRGAVTSSHAVAPDICFAIDVNVAQDLPGSAEGAVEKLGAGVSICVYDATLIPNVGLRDHVAQIAEKKKIPYHFSAIPFGGTDGGKVHLNESGVPTLVIGVPTRYIHSPAGILLRKDFDNAVRLMVEVVRSLDRKTVDRFI is encoded by the coding sequence ATGGACCGCATCGAACTCTTAATGAAGGAATTCACGGAAGCTACCGGTGTCTCCGGAGCGGAAGGAGAGATCTTCGATCTGATGGTGTCGCACCTTGATGGGCTTGTGGACGTGGAAAGGGACAGGCTCGGATCGTTTATCGGGCGCCTGAAGGGCGGAAAAGAATCGCCAAGGATAATGCTGGCCGGGCATATGGACGAGATCGGGTTCATGGTATCGCATTTTTCCGGTAACTATATAAAGTTCAATACGCTGGGTGGATGGTGGCCCCCGAGGGTCCTTGGCGCGGTTGTGAAAATAAGGAGCATGAAAGGTGATATAACTGGGGTCATAGCCTCGAAATCACCTTTCTCAATGGAAAAGGACGAGAGGGACAAACCTCTGAAGGCGAAAGACTTCTTTATAGATGTCGGACTCTCGGGAAAACAGAAACCGGAAAGCCTCGGTATAAGGCCGGGTGACCCGGTTGTTCCGGTAAGCCCGTTTACCATCCTCAGGGGTGGAAAGGCTTATATGGCGAAAGCCTGGGACAACAGGATCGGATGCATGGTCGTCGTCGAGACTATAAGGAGATTGAAACAATTCCGGCTTCCCAACGCCGTCTTCGGTGTCGGGACCGTTCAGGAGGAAGTCGGGATAAGGGGGGCGGTTACGAGCAGCCACGCGGTCGCTCCCGATATCTGCTTTGCCATAGATGTGAATGTCGCCCAGGATCTGCCAGGTTCGGCTGAAGGGGCGGTCGAAAAGTTGGGAGCCGGCGTATCGATATGCGTCTATGACGCCACGCTTATCCCGAATGTCGGGCTGAGGGATCATGTCGCGCAGATCGCGGAGAAAAAGAAGATCCCTTATCACTTCAGCGCGATACCATTCGGAGGGACAGACGGGGGAAAGGTGCACCTGAATGAGAGTGGTGTCCCGACACTTGTCATAGGCGTCCCGACCCGCTATATTCACAGTCCGGCGGGGATCCTTCTGAGGAAGGATTTTGATAACGCGGTTAGATTGATGGTCGAGGTGGTCAGGAGCCTGGATAGAAAGACCGTCGACCGGTTTATTTAA